Proteins encoded together in one Pontiella desulfatans window:
- a CDS encoding ferredoxin--NADP reductase encodes MLLKKKKRTVCKVLEIRNLTESTSVLRFERNGLEFEPGQYIRAGIDGDEEIRDYSVYSGSNAAHLEVLVRRVEDGLVSKQLCDLQVGDAVSVGGPYGHFKLIDDLRGKPLLFIATGTGISPYHSFAESYAELDYRLIHGTAKRDEAYEAEFYGDRYFHCVSRDEGGDFQGRVTEYLKTLEVPADTNAFLCGNCDMIYEAFDLLQEKGLTTAQIHTEVYF; translated from the coding sequence ATGTTGTTAAAGAAGAAAAAACGAACCGTCTGCAAAGTGTTGGAAATCCGAAACCTGACGGAATCGACCTCCGTCTTGCGGTTTGAGCGCAACGGGTTGGAGTTTGAGCCGGGGCAGTATATCCGTGCCGGCATCGATGGCGACGAGGAGATCCGCGACTATTCGGTCTACTCGGGTTCGAATGCAGCGCATTTGGAGGTGCTGGTTCGGCGCGTCGAGGATGGTTTGGTTTCGAAACAACTCTGCGATTTGCAGGTGGGCGATGCGGTGAGCGTGGGCGGACCCTATGGCCATTTTAAGCTGATTGACGATCTGCGGGGCAAACCGCTGCTGTTCATTGCGACGGGCACCGGCATTTCCCCCTACCACAGTTTTGCGGAATCCTATGCCGAACTGGACTATCGACTGATCCATGGCACGGCCAAGCGGGATGAGGCCTATGAGGCGGAGTTCTACGGCGATCGATATTTCCATTGTGTTTCGCGGGACGAGGGGGGCGATTTCCAGGGGCGGGTCACGGAATACCTGAAGACCTTGGAGGTTCCCGCCGACACCAACGCCTTTCTGTGCGGCAACTGCGATATGATCTACGAAGCCTTCGACCTGCTCCAGGAAAAAGGGCTGACGACCGCGCAGATCCATACGGAAGTGTATTTTTGA
- a CDS encoding DUF3187 family protein, with the protein MKLKIKFLETWAVASLIGAGAALAVERTDPVYVANQNPFVQIYGLPKSEAGTITPKGKLDAAFLYYVSNNAFSEEADNGETFIWDGETAQYCLKLRYGVSERLELGIDLPYIVHSGGYLDSTIRKFHQLFGYSNDRQMEFEKNQIHYQIGENGDTLFEMTDTHSGLGDIRLTAAVSLLPGSIGARRHLAARSVLKLPTGNSSDLLGSGGTDVSAGLAYTDYDLLQSINTVVSANLGLLYMGDSEVLGDKQRNFAGYGGASLGWRALTWLDMKLQVDLHSAMYDTELLQLGHSLQLLAGGTVHLPGDVLMDLGISEQLSTDATPDVGFYLMVGHRF; encoded by the coding sequence GTGAAGTTGAAAATTAAATTCCTGGAAACCTGGGCCGTGGCGTCGCTCATCGGTGCGGGTGCTGCCCTGGCCGTCGAGCGAACCGATCCGGTTTATGTGGCCAACCAAAACCCGTTTGTCCAGATCTACGGGCTGCCGAAATCCGAAGCCGGCACCATAACCCCCAAGGGGAAGCTCGATGCCGCTTTTTTGTACTACGTATCGAACAACGCATTTTCTGAAGAGGCCGATAACGGGGAAACCTTTATCTGGGACGGGGAAACCGCGCAATATTGCCTGAAGTTGCGCTATGGGGTTTCCGAACGCCTTGAACTGGGCATCGATCTTCCCTATATCGTGCACAGCGGCGGATACCTCGATTCCACCATTCGCAAGTTCCATCAACTGTTCGGCTATTCGAACGACCGCCAGATGGAATTCGAGAAAAACCAGATCCACTATCAAATCGGTGAAAACGGCGATACGCTCTTTGAGATGACCGATACGCATAGTGGGCTGGGCGATATCCGGTTGACGGCCGCCGTCTCGCTTTTACCCGGATCGATCGGGGCCCGGCGCCATCTCGCCGCACGCTCTGTGCTGAAACTGCCCACTGGCAATTCCTCCGACCTGCTCGGAAGCGGCGGTACGGATGTTTCCGCCGGGCTCGCCTACACGGATTACGATTTGCTCCAGTCCATCAACACCGTGGTTTCCGCCAATCTGGGCCTGCTCTATATGGGCGACTCGGAGGTTCTGGGCGACAAGCAGCGCAATTTTGCCGGCTATGGCGGGGCATCGCTCGGGTGGCGGGCCCTGACGTGGCTCGACATGAAGCTGCAGGTTGATCTGCATTCGGCCATGTACGATACCGAGCTCCTGCAGCTGGGCCATTCCCTGCAGCTGCTCGCGGGCGGCACGGTGCATTTGCCGGGCGATGTGCTAATGGATCTGGGCATCTCGGAGCAGCTTTCCACGGATGCCACCCCCGACGTCGGTTTCTACCTGATGGTGGGGCACCGGTTCTGA
- the miaB gene encoding tRNA (N6-isopentenyl adenosine(37)-C2)-methylthiotransferase MiaB, which yields MKCCVVTLGCQMNQSDSERIRSVIEGMGYEMTSVEEEATLIGVVACSVRQKAIDKVYSKIQKWNQWKNKKPLVTFVSGCILPADEKKFLKLFDLVFRMNELPELPDMLHQCGVATEFSAMHPLNDLHREDERTDFWQVDPTYSSEFEAFVPIQNGCDKFCSYCAVPYTRGREVSRASDDILAEVKKLVERDVKAITLLGQNVNSYGLDKKGEEISFAELLRKVGELGQRSGKDFWLYFTSPHPRDMTRDVIEAIADYDCLAKQIHLPVQSGDEKLLRRMNRNHSIEDYLKIVDDIRELLPTATIFTDIIVGFSGETDEQLENSAALMERVKFNMAYIAKYSPRVGARSARWEDDISPQVKSERLARLSDVLKRTSLAHNEAMVGKVYRVLIDGRDRRVDGALTGRTEGKLPVRVLDGSEDRVGTICDVEITSVAELSLTGRIRQVR from the coding sequence ATGAAGTGTTGCGTCGTTACATTGGGTTGCCAGATGAACCAGTCGGATTCGGAGCGGATCCGGAGCGTCATCGAGGGCATGGGCTATGAAATGACCTCGGTTGAAGAGGAGGCCACCCTGATCGGAGTGGTTGCCTGCTCGGTTCGGCAGAAGGCGATCGACAAGGTCTACAGCAAGATCCAGAAATGGAACCAATGGAAGAACAAGAAGCCCTTGGTCACGTTTGTTTCGGGGTGCATTCTCCCGGCGGATGAAAAAAAGTTCCTGAAGCTGTTCGATCTCGTCTTCCGCATGAACGAGCTGCCGGAGCTGCCCGACATGCTTCATCAATGCGGCGTGGCCACCGAATTCTCCGCCATGCATCCGCTGAACGATCTGCACCGGGAGGACGAGCGCACCGACTTTTGGCAGGTCGACCCGACCTACAGTTCCGAATTCGAAGCCTTTGTTCCGATCCAGAACGGGTGCGATAAGTTTTGTTCCTATTGCGCCGTCCCCTATACCCGTGGGCGCGAGGTGTCGCGCGCCAGCGACGACATTCTCGCCGAGGTCAAGAAGCTGGTGGAGCGCGATGTGAAGGCCATCACCTTGCTGGGGCAGAATGTGAACTCCTACGGCCTGGACAAAAAAGGCGAGGAGATCTCGTTTGCCGAACTGCTGCGCAAGGTGGGGGAGCTGGGCCAGCGGAGCGGCAAGGATTTCTGGCTCTACTTCACCTCGCCGCACCCACGCGACATGACCCGCGATGTGATCGAAGCGATTGCCGACTATGATTGCCTTGCGAAGCAGATCCATCTGCCGGTGCAGAGCGGCGATGAAAAACTGCTGCGGCGCATGAACCGCAACCACAGCATTGAAGACTATCTCAAGATCGTCGACGACATCCGCGAGCTGCTGCCGACGGCCACCATCTTCACCGACATCATTGTCGGCTTCAGTGGCGAGACCGATGAGCAGTTGGAAAACAGTGCCGCGTTGATGGAACGGGTGAAATTCAACATGGCCTACATTGCGAAATATTCACCGCGGGTCGGCGCGCGTTCGGCCCGATGGGAGGATGATATTTCCCCCCAGGTGAAAAGCGAACGGTTGGCCCGGTTGAGCGACGTGCTGAAGCGGACTTCGCTGGCGCATAACGAAGCGATGGTCGGCAAGGTTTATCGCGTGTTGATCGACGGTCGGGACCGTCGGGTTGACGGCGCGTTGACCGGTCGTACCGAAGGCAAGCTCCCGGTGCGTGTTCTCGATGGCTCGGAAGATCGGGTGGGCACCATTTGCGATGTGGAGATCACATCGGTTGCGGAGTTGTCGCTGACCGGGCGCATTCGGCAAGTGCGTTAA
- a CDS encoding DUF2934 domain-containing protein produces the protein MAAKKTAKKAPAKKAAAKKAPAKKVEAKKAPAKKAVAKKAPAKKAAAKKAPAKKKAAATKANKVKYTAEQVYSMIEQAAYFAAENDGFAKDPAEYWADAEASIYAMVKG, from the coding sequence ATGGCTGCAAAGAAAACAGCAAAAAAAGCACCGGCCAAGAAAGCCGCTGCGAAGAAAGCACCCGCGAAAAAAGTCGAAGCGAAAAAAGCACCGGCCAAAAAAGCCGTAGCGAAAAAAGCGCCGGCTAAAAAAGCTGCTGCGAAAAAAGCCCCGGCCAAGAAAAAAGCCGCGGCAACGAAAGCCAACAAGGTGAAGTACACTGCCGAGCAGGTTTATTCCATGATCGAGCAAGCTGCCTACTTTGCCGCCGAGAACGACGGGTTCGCCAAAGATCCCGCCGAATACTGGGCTGACGCAGAGGCGTCGATCTACGCCATGGTCAAAGGTTAA
- a CDS encoding CDP-alcohol phosphatidyltransferase family protein, which produces MAFHGDKKEGTWLLAHAENKLKNWLVPKVPKCIETYHLTMTTLLWCALIILFSFLARHSIHFLWVVSFAIFGQYITDLLDGEVGRRRNTGLIKWGYYMDHFLDYLFLCSILIGYGLMVEDHNKYLLFYILALFGAFMVNSFLSFAATGAFKIAYMGVGPTEVRLIFIIANTLIIAFAGSFEIARVLPMVLAGATFALFVTVYQTQKMLWKIDMENKGKD; this is translated from the coding sequence ATGGCGTTTCATGGAGATAAGAAAGAGGGCACCTGGCTGCTGGCCCATGCCGAGAATAAATTAAAGAACTGGCTGGTGCCCAAGGTGCCGAAATGCATCGAGACCTACCACCTGACGATGACGACCTTGCTGTGGTGCGCGCTCATTATTCTCTTCAGTTTCCTGGCGCGCCATTCGATCCATTTTCTCTGGGTGGTTTCGTTTGCGATCTTCGGGCAATACATCACCGACCTGCTCGACGGCGAGGTGGGGCGGCGGCGCAACACGGGGTTGATCAAGTGGGGCTACTACATGGATCATTTCCTGGACTATCTTTTCCTGTGCTCGATCCTGATCGGCTATGGGTTGATGGTGGAGGACCACAACAAGTATCTGCTGTTCTACATCCTCGCGTTGTTCGGCGCCTTCATGGTGAATTCGTTCCTGTCGTTCGCGGCGACCGGCGCGTTCAAGATTGCCTACATGGGCGTGGGGCCAACGGAGGTGCGGTTGATCTTCATCATCGCCAACACGCTGATCATTGCCTTTGCCGGGAGCTTCGAAATTGCGCGCGTGCTTCCGATGGTGCTGGCCGGTGCAACGTTCGCCTTGTTTGTGACGGTCTACCAAACCCAGAAGATGCTTTGGAAAATCGATATGGAAAACAAGGGGAAGGACTAA
- a CDS encoding DUF3943 domain-containing protein, whose amino-acid sequence MKRFNWLPMGIAVLAILSTARGQTNAPSAAPVRFAPASSYYIPLAVDPAVFDSPYNISLFKPQSGEDSARLWSQTKSLYVYGVGVVLVLAAMPSDITGWETEDNIFEKWITNVKEGPRWDRDDWYFNYIGHTYCGGVFYQVARKSGYRQWDSFLYATLLSTFYWEYGVEAFAEVPSIQDLVVTPVLGWVYGEWAYQTEMGIRGNNNEVLGSRILGGASLFLLDPIDSLGNGVNRLVGRKWIKSGYGYFTYLPVDNQGTTDHQVYLHMKFPIGASGPSEPDRTKLIQAATYDPVDTGIVGFSVGSSYQIMDSDWNMEDGWCTKATLGLYFTPRSSLRLAYTWGSLEEKGTIRSRTHEKYSLDGQYYLNPKGKVRPYVTAGFGEQLWEEDTAQKTFQLNGGLGLHWRVHRKISLNADWIGFVSMKDETVDQSVSAGLTYRFGQGEHSNWY is encoded by the coding sequence TTGAAAAGGTTTAACTGGCTCCCCATGGGAATTGCCGTGCTGGCGATCCTTTCGACTGCGCGAGGACAAACCAACGCCCCCTCGGCCGCGCCCGTGCGCTTTGCTCCGGCCAGTTCATACTACATTCCCCTGGCCGTGGATCCGGCGGTGTTCGACTCGCCCTACAACATTTCCCTTTTCAAGCCACAGTCCGGAGAGGACTCAGCTCGTCTATGGTCGCAAACCAAGTCGCTCTATGTCTACGGCGTCGGCGTCGTCTTGGTCCTGGCCGCCATGCCCTCCGACATCACTGGCTGGGAGACCGAGGATAACATTTTCGAGAAGTGGATAACCAATGTGAAGGAAGGGCCGCGCTGGGACCGCGATGATTGGTATTTCAACTATATTGGCCATACCTATTGCGGGGGCGTGTTCTACCAGGTGGCACGCAAGTCCGGATACCGCCAATGGGATTCCTTTCTCTACGCCACACTACTATCCACCTTCTACTGGGAGTACGGCGTCGAGGCCTTTGCCGAGGTGCCTTCGATCCAGGACTTGGTGGTTACCCCGGTTCTTGGATGGGTCTATGGAGAGTGGGCCTACCAAACCGAAATGGGCATTCGCGGCAACAACAACGAAGTACTGGGGTCGCGGATCCTGGGCGGGGCCTCCCTCTTCCTGCTCGATCCGATCGATTCCCTGGGCAATGGCGTCAACCGCCTGGTAGGTCGCAAATGGATCAAGTCCGGGTATGGATACTTCACCTACCTGCCGGTGGATAACCAGGGCACCACCGATCACCAAGTCTATCTGCACATGAAGTTCCCCATCGGCGCATCCGGCCCATCCGAACCCGATCGAACCAAGCTCATCCAGGCGGCCACCTACGATCCGGTCGACACGGGGATCGTCGGCTTCTCCGTCGGCTCCTCCTACCAGATCATGGACAGCGACTGGAACATGGAGGACGGCTGGTGCACGAAGGCCACCCTGGGGCTCTATTTCACGCCCCGCAGCTCGCTTCGGCTGGCCTACACCTGGGGAAGCCTGGAAGAGAAAGGAACCATACGCAGCAGGACGCATGAAAAATACAGCCTCGACGGACAGTACTATTTAAACCCGAAGGGAAAGGTGCGCCCCTATGTCACCGCCGGTTTCGGCGAGCAGCTTTGGGAGGAAGACACCGCTCAAAAAACCTTCCAGCTCAACGGTGGCCTCGGACTGCACTGGCGGGTGCATCGCAAAATTTCCCTGAATGCCGACTGGATCGGCTTCGTGAGCATGAAGGATGAAACCGTCGACCAAAGCGTAAGCGCCGGACTCACCTACCGCTTCGGGCAGGGCGAGCACTCCAACTGGTATTAG